The DNA region AACTACAGTTCAAGGAACTACCCAGAGATTAGGTACCACTCAGAAAATCAAGTTCAAAAATATTATGGTATTCAATTCTTACTCTATATGAATATGTATTTTGgtttgataaaaattaaagttatcccgcatttctctcagtgcacgaGTAGTGGTGATTGCGcaaaggagaaggaggaaGCATCCATCATATGCAACTGAAGTTGGCAGGTAAAAATggtataaaaaatgaaactgactataagtggaaaagtttttgccattttgccaaaatttttgtattgtgtCGAAATCAACTACCTGCCAATGCTACTGGAACCCAATAAATTAGCAAGTGCTCCCCATTTGAAAATTATTGCCACTTCTTACAGTCATTACTATTAGTTAGTTTATAATTATGTGGGTAACAAAGCGCTAAAATACGCCAAACGAAAAACAACACCAGCTATTAGCACAGTTTCGAAATACGATAAAGCTTGAAAACCGGTTATTGCACCAACGAAAGCTGacttttgttgttcttttttcggttgttgttgttgttggtggagCAGCTGAGATTTTGCAGCTGCCCGTGAAgttgaaaacgaaaataagagaaaaaacaaacgaCAGGTGAATCAACAGCGCTTCAAGCGCCCAACCCACCCACAATTTGATGTGAGGACGGGGGGGAAACAAAAAACAGGAGAATAAAGACGTAAACCCAGTTGAATGGAAAACTCAAGGCGAACGAACACACACGgaagcaaaagcacaaaacaaaaggcgaCAAAAACACATCGAAGGCGGCAAAAAACGTTGAAGAACCCAAAAATCAATAGAACTTCGATATGTCCATAGCCATGTAACACAGTGCATATTCACTTACAATAAGTGTGCTTTCCTCTTCTGGGTTGTTTTCTTTCTTATCGCTGCTTTACATATGTTGGCGCCACTCGGAATGGGATGTATGTAAGTGCGTGCGTTCCGTTGGTGgtgtgtataaatatttaacaattgCCGGAGGGTGGTTCCACCGCCCAGAAATATGCTCTTCTGAATGGAATTCGGCCCGAATTCTAACTTTAGTCGCGCTGCACAGTTCAATTTAGTGTGTTGCACTTCAAGTCTGATTTGGTTACCAATTAATGTCACTACGAAATGGAACTGCTAACGTCTGTTTCGTTCGCTCTGCCGCGGACCGAACGTTTCTGCTCCGATTTGAAATTCGAAGTGAGAATGGCCCAAAGAGATAGAGCTGAGTTAACCACTCTCGATAGCATTGCTTATCGAGTAGTCGATAAAAAACGTTTTCCACATTAAATCTTAAAGCTTATGCCAGCATTTACACTGTCAGTGTAAACACACCATTATTTGTGAAACCAAGTTGGCAGGTCCAGGGCCAATTTTCAGTATGTTTTCCAGTATATTAATTTCGCCAAGTGGCTTTTTAAAGCGCCCCCAGTGCGTTCACATTGTCGCTATTTTCGCAGCATTTCGCGGGATCTGTAATTTTTATTGGCGAGTACTGTCATTTTAATGGTCTAACATTGATAATAGTTCTATATTTACCGACAATCAATTGGTTTTAGTGTCTATTGCTTTGAAAGCAATACAAATAATCGAGGATCAAGTAAGTTTAAGCACAGTTTTTACAGTTAAATGCCGATGCaggcacacacgcacacaaacgcAGCCAAAACAGCGACACGCGAATTTGCGAATTTCGTTTTGGCCCGTTGTTtgtgtgttgttgctgttgttactACGGTGTTTGTGCtaaacattaattaattgtCGCAATTTCTGTTTCGCTATAAATATGCGAAACGTGCCGTTGTTATTTGCGCGAAACTAAATGGCCAATTGCGCTTTACCGGTGTTAGTGTAGGTGTATGTGTAttgtctgtgtgtttgtggttGTTGGCGCGGGCGAATGGCGGGCAATCCCCATACACTCGCACTTATTTTTTGCAAAGGGTTTATGCGACATTTCGTTTTGATCACGTTTTTGAAAGCTCAAAAAGTTTACAATTGTGAAAAGAATTAGGCTTCGGATACATCTCTGCataaaaaaatcaattcaTTTAGATCTTGCCCTAAAATAAGTTAAGAAACAAAAGTAGaacattaattttttagtaattaactaaatttttaTCTAAATAGTATTCTATATTATTACTCGTAAACTCATCCAAAAACTAACAGAATTGGTGAAATGATccttaaaataaatgtacatacaaatTGACCTATGCATGTAGTTTGCATTCAGAGACATTTTATCTTCGGCTAACGCATAAACACGTAAAAGCGCGAAACAGACACAACGCATACAGGTGAATGAACCTTTTTACGTTGTTTTGTAatcgcaatttgttgctgGGCCGCCGCGCAGTGTGTGAATTTTGTAATTGCTTTGAGCGcgcgaaaacaaaacacacatgATGCGATTTCCCctacattttccttttgccagcTGTTTTCTTATCTCTGATAATTGTCCTGCATCGTTCTGTTCTACGTGGTGCCTCCGTTTCTCGTGCAAAAGCTCGCGAAAGTGTCAAGTTTTCTTGCCAATTTTTTGCGAGTTCATTTGCATGTTTGCTTAATTTGTTTCCACAGCAGCTCCGCAAATGTTAATGAACCTTCCAGGCCGACAGAAATTCGCAATACAATTTTTACAGAATTGACTGCTAAATGGAATTTCATAAATGTGTGCCGGTTATTTATAGACCACATTGCTTCATAAACAAAAGACGgtttaatttaatgtaaataaaacatggTATACTTGCCTGTAAGCtgtaaatttacaaaaattccTAGCTATGCTAAGTATCCAAACTGCCattaaaagataaaaacacatcttgtaaactttttaaaagaaattgtcttttgtatttaaataagttgctcttgtttgtttgttttgttttttttttaaggcaAAGCGTTTgcataaaaatacatttttatacttttagcattttgtttggtttgtgGTGGCTTCTATACAAGTACAATACGTTTTGTAAACCATTTGTCCTAAAGCACTAAATGATCTCATAACAATGTGCTTCGTGTACAACTGTTCCCCTCGAGCTCTATAAGTACTCGCCAAGTTCTACAATTCATTATGCTTCCATGACAAGCCCTAGAATTCTACTAAACCAACTGGATGGAGGGCAATGAAACGGGGAAAGTAAGTTTTTGTTGAGGCGTCTCATCATTTAATGCGGGCCAAAAAGCAAACTGTTTTATGAATATCGCAAGCAATTCTACctgatttttttgttagtcGTATCTTATCCCTCCCCAGTCAGTTTTTCTAATTTGAAGCAACTGTCACACCCAATTAACTATTTTTGGGCTGGGCTCAAGCTATGCAGGCGAACTGTTACTAGAAAGCACTTTAAAGCCAAAGCCTCACCTGGAATTCCTTTTCCTATTCCCATACCCACTTCGCTCGGCACGTGTAAATAAATGTCTCACATTTTAGCAAGGATTAGTGGGGTGTTTAGAGGTTTAGAGGTGTGTAGGATTAGAGCCAAATCGAGTGTATACAAAAAGGTTTACTTGTAAATAGAGAgtgtaaattgaatttacaatACACAAGTACACCGTATAATAAGAATAAGTATAAGATTAAGTTGTATAAgttgtgtgtgtatatataaagAACAAGGCAATTGAGTTTTTAGTTTGGTACATTTCCAACATACATAGCTAACTAATATGGGGTTTACATAGGGATGAGTGGgtgcacttccgaagaggtTCAACTTATGGTTTTGGTATTAATTTGCCAAAGTAGTATATTATAGCCAAAATGAACCTTAACAAGGTGAAATTACTCAAAAGTTGTACAAGTactataatcataaaacccTCGGAAGCCTATCCCAAATAAGTTGAGTAAGGGCTACTATCCGGATCATTAGACAGTTAGATTGGGACAGGGCATTGCCTACAGAATATACTTTCCCTTGCCCCTGTGCTCTGCTTGCCGCGTCGACGAGACCGCCGCCAGAAGGAAACTGGAGCTGCCGCCACTACTGGTGCCgctgtgggtgtgggtgcTCCCGTAGCTGCCGTAGCTCTCACAGCTGCCCAGACTCCCGTAGCTGGCTCCGTAGACGCCGAGCGGCAAGGCGTTTAGCTAAATCATGAGCGCCGAGAAGGGGTTGTACCGCATGATCTTGGAGAGCAGGATCCACAGTACCGAGGTGATGGCGCACAGCACCACACCGCCCCATCCCAAGTCAAGGCTCCACGAGGTGAGAAAGATGCGCGCTCCCAGCAGCGGCTTGGCCATGATTGCCACGCCTCCTGGTCGCGCCACTATTCCGTCCACCGTTCCATCGTAGTCGCTGTCCAGCATGGGACGTCCCTGCTGCCGCTTGAAGTGAATGATCATGAGCGTGAAGAGGGCAAATAGAGCTGTTGGGTTGTAAAAGTTCGGTTGGTTAAGCAACTAAAGTAGTAGTTTAGTTTACTTATGATTACCTGCTAGTAAATACATCACTCCTGTGATCAGAATGGCGCTGATTTGGCGCTGGCAGACTCCAAAGGCACCCACGAGGGCAGCACTGCCCAAAATGATGAGGCAGACCAATGAGCAGGATATGGAGAGGTTTTGCATTCCTATCGCAGATTAACATTTGATTAGAAAAGGTTTCTAGATGTGTGAATACCGAAACTTGGTCCTTTTTACACAGTGTTGGGATGAGAAGCGAAAGCGTAGTTAAATATGTGTTGGCATTGTGAAAATGTGTTTATGAATAAGCAAAGGATTAGGATTACAACTGGTGCTACAAATGCATCCTTTTGTTAAGATTTCGGTTGATCTTCTAGTGGGGGACTTTCATGTACATGTCAAACctaattgcatttgcaaatTCATTGTGGCCCAGCTCAGTTCTCCCATTTCCGCTCACAATCTAGGCAACTGTAAAACCAATTACCCAATAGCACCATAGCAATTAAATCGCATGTGGGTGGATGTGTTTGGTTGCAATGAGGAACACAATAAAAACTACAGCAAAAAGTTCCAAAGTGGCAATTGCGATTTTTAGAACGCAGGCGGGAGAGGATGAGGCAAACCAAGCCACACGGTGACCCATATTGGAAACACCCAAACCCGTTCCCCCGACTTTAGCTAAACAAAGTCATTGGCAAGGACCTCTCGACACGGACATGTTTCATCTTCGGGGAGCGGGAGACCGACCGACCAGTATTGACAATATAGAAAACCGATTGCAAGCTCGGTTAGCTGCTGTGGTAATTACTTTATATAGACGCTACAAGGACATTCATTGTTCCTGTCCATGTTCCCGCTCCCGGCCATTGTTGGTCCCTAACTTTTGCTATTGTTTTTCTATCTGATGTGCTCCGGGGATACGTTGGAACCCACATCTTTGAGCTGCTGCAAATGGGATTTGCGGTAATGACTTGTGAAATGTGCGCTGGCTTGGAGCTAAAATTTTAAGCCAAGTGAAATGAATCTGTGTGAATCATGTGGCGGTTGGTGCCCAAAGCTTGTGTGCTGGTGCGTATTAATAGAATTTACATGAATTTGTAgtaaacaaaatgaatattGGTGGTCTTCTACATACATCGAAAGTGACGTCTAGGGCTCAACCTACGAGGAATATTGGAGTGTGGAATAAGGGGATAATTGAAAGATACATAAACTAAAGCAGTTGGGATGGCGaagattaaataaattaaagcttGTAAACACCACAAAGTTCAAGAAAATATGTTCAAAACTGGAATATAAACTGCTTAAATAACAGAGCTATTCGTTGTTCTCCCCTccttttttttagttatttatttaaccaCTTAAAATGTCTGCTGAAGCCGAAGCAATCGTCACAACGGCCGCTGCCGATGCATCATCACCAAGCAAGACAGTGGCTGTGGAGCCTGTTGCTGCAGATACAACGCCGGACAATGTGCCAGCTGTGTCCACCGAGGGAAGCGGAAAGGCAGAGCAGGAGCGCGCAGAGAAAATACTTAAAGGCAAGGAGCTGTTCAGCCAGGGATCGCGGAACTTCCTGGTCAAGAGCTACGACGAGGCAGCTGACGAGCTGAGCCAGGTGTGCCAACTGTACGAGGAAGTCTACGGGGAACTGGCCGATGAGCTCGGCCAGCCCCTATTGCTGTGAGTACGACGAAACTTTTGGACTAAAAGTCCCCTACCCTTTATACATATTCTGCAAGGCATGAAACTTGTATAAAACCCTCCCTAATCCTTTTCTCTCAATGCAGCTATGCAAAGGCTTTAATTGCAATGGCCTTGGACGAGAACAAAGTGATCGATGTGCCTGACGAGGCTgccgatgacgatgacgaggatGTGGAAGACGACGAGGAAGAAAATGCAGAGGATGGAGCGGCCAAGAAGGAGGAAAAGAAAGTCACCAAGGAGGCCGAAAATGGTGCAAGCAGCTCGAACGGCAAAGAACTAGACACCATCAAGGAGGGGTCCGATGAGGCCGATTCTACCGGAGAAGCCGAGCAAGCTCAGAGTGAAGAAAAGCCCTCCAAGAAGGTACCAACAGGCGTGGATGaggtcagcagcagcaatggcggtggcggtggcggagCTGCCGTCAACGATGACGAGCGACCTAGCACATCGAATGGTGAAGTCACAGCTAGTTGTTCCAATggtgcagcagctgctggagaGGAGGAACCAGAAGAAGAGGAAGGAGTAAGCGGAAGTCTGCAGTTGGCCTGGGAAATACTGGAAGCTGCTGCTCAGATCTTCACGCGCCAGGGCCTCAGTGGTCTCCCCTACTTGGCTGAAGTTCAGACTGAGCTGGCCAACATTGAGTTTGAGAATGGAATACTGGAGGCGGCACGCGAAGATTATGGTGAGTTTAGACAGTGTTGTGGTCGGTAGCATAACTAATGTAAATCTGACATTGTAGAGAAAGCACTAAAGATCCACGGGG from Drosophila santomea strain STO CAGO 1482 chromosome 3R, Prin_Dsan_1.1, whole genome shotgun sequence includes:
- the LOC120451742 gene encoding protein NASP homolog; translated protein: MSAEAEAIVTTAAADASSPSKTVAVEPVAADTTPDNVPAVSTEGSGKAEQERAEKILKGKELFSQGSRNFLVKSYDEAADELSQVCQLYEEVYGELADELGQPLLLYAKALIAMALDENKVIDVPDEAADDDDEDVEDDEEENAEDGAAKKEEKKVTKEAENGASSSNGKELDTIKEGSDEADSTGEAEQAQSEEKPSKKVPTGVDEVSSSNGGGGGGAAVNDDERPSTSNGEVTASCSNGAAAAGEEEPEEEEGVSGSLQLAWEILEAAAQIFTRQGLSGLPYLAEVQTELANIEFENGILEAAREDYEKALKIHGELPTRNRRALAELHYKIGLTYLMQQLNKEGATALRHSSVLIEEEIAEIKGKDEPSERDRNNMLDLEETKQEILAKIQEIEEMQAQTIAEVRAALDSYIKPMSSGDAAAASSSSSSSANGAASSSSSSSKGAAAASSSSTISSSSAKPTDITHLIKRKKPEDPSSEAEALCSPAKRAAV